In the Brassica napus cultivar Da-Ae chromosome A7, Da-Ae, whole genome shotgun sequence genome, one interval contains:
- the LOC106391943 gene encoding protein FATTY ACID EXPORT 1, chloroplastic isoform X2 translates to MNQNQTTSSRADHTPRVSDLERWRRKSLTLLVSPPPIANSASRPDRSHASGLATCLYVQCFVVRSVDGNSSETPASLSYTAEVSKPFVEKTSKPYSSVDETATSKEHVDTVQPKRAAKIHDFCFGIPYGGLVMSGGLLGFVVSRNLTSLSTGVLYGGGLLALSTLSLKIWRQGKSSFPYILGQAVLSAVVFWKNFTAYSMTKKLFPAGIFAVVSAAMLCFYSYVVLSGGNPPPKKLKLSSSPSH, encoded by the exons atgaatcaaaaccaaaccACTTCCTCTCGTGCTGACCACACTCCAAGAGTCTCAGATCTCGAAAGATGGCGACGAAAATCTCTCACCTTGCTCGTCTCTCCACCACCAATCGCCAATTCCGCTTCCAGACCCGATCGTTCCCATGCCTCTGGTCTCGCCACGTG TCTTTATGTGCAGTGTTTTGTAGTTAGAAGCGTTGATGGGAACAGCTCAGAAACACCTGCTTCCCTGAGCTACACAGCTGAGGTTTCTAAACCTTTTGTTGAGAAAACATCAAAACCGTATTCCTCAGTTGATGAAACTGCTACCAGTAAGGAACATGTTGACACGGTACAGCCAAAAAGAGCAGCGAAGATCCACGACTTCTGTTTCGGCATTCCTTATG GTGGGCTCGTTATGAGTGGAGGGTTGCTTGGATTTGTGGTTTCACGGAACCTAACAAGTTTAAGTACTGGGGTCCTCTATGGTGGTGGCCTTCTTGCTCTTAGTACATTGAGCTTGAAGATTTGGCGTCAGGGAAAATCTAGTTTCCCTTATATTCTTGGTCAAGCAG TGCTTTCAGCTGTCGTCTTCTGGAAGAACTTCACAGCTTATTCTATG ACTAAGAAGCTGTTTCCTGCTGGGATTTTTGCTGTCGTCAG TGCTGCCATGTTGTGTTTCTATTCATATGTGGTGCTCTCTGGAGGAAACCCACCCCCAAAGAAATTGAAACTATCTAGTAGCCCTTCACACTGA
- the LOC106391943 gene encoding protein FATTY ACID EXPORT 1, chloroplastic isoform X1: MATKISHLARLSTTNRQFRFQTRSFPCLWSRHVCFVVRSVDGNSSETPASLSYTAEVSKPFVEKTSKPYSSVDETATSKEHVDTVQPKRAAKIHDFCFGIPYGGLVMSGGLLGFVVSRNLTSLSTGVLYGGGLLALSTLSLKIWRQGKSSFPYILGQAVLSAVVFWKNFTAYSMTKKLFPAGIFAVVSAAMLCFYSYVVLSGGNPPPKKLKLSSSPSH, from the exons ATGGCGACGAAAATCTCTCACCTTGCTCGTCTCTCCACCACCAATCGCCAATTCCGCTTCCAGACCCGATCGTTCCCATGCCTCTGGTCTCGCCACGTG TGTTTTGTAGTTAGAAGCGTTGATGGGAACAGCTCAGAAACACCTGCTTCCCTGAGCTACACAGCTGAGGTTTCTAAACCTTTTGTTGAGAAAACATCAAAACCGTATTCCTCAGTTGATGAAACTGCTACCAGTAAGGAACATGTTGACACGGTACAGCCAAAAAGAGCAGCGAAGATCCACGACTTCTGTTTCGGCATTCCTTATG GTGGGCTCGTTATGAGTGGAGGGTTGCTTGGATTTGTGGTTTCACGGAACCTAACAAGTTTAAGTACTGGGGTCCTCTATGGTGGTGGCCTTCTTGCTCTTAGTACATTGAGCTTGAAGATTTGGCGTCAGGGAAAATCTAGTTTCCCTTATATTCTTGGTCAAGCAG TGCTTTCAGCTGTCGTCTTCTGGAAGAACTTCACAGCTTATTCTATG ACTAAGAAGCTGTTTCCTGCTGGGATTTTTGCTGTCGTCAG TGCTGCCATGTTGTGTTTCTATTCATATGTGGTGCTCTCTGGAGGAAACCCACCCCCAAAGAAATTGAAACTATCTAGTAGCCCTTCACACTGA
- the LOC106353238 gene encoding uncharacterized protein LOC106353238 translates to MAAEDQLPETLKPFFHRATEAQERLARLEAAVASTKTDVPDAELVEKITQMQCKLEEANKTVKQEKDKVEKLTSENEKQRYRILHLVRALEDADEKLEKLSK, encoded by the exons ATGGCGGCGGAGGATCAGCTACCGGAGACATTGAAACCTTTCTTTCACAGAGCCACCGAAGCTCAg GAACGATTAGCTAGGCTTGAAGCTGCTGTTGCCTCCACCAAGACAG ATGTTCCAGATGCGGAACTTGTGGAAAAGATCACTCAAATGCAGTGCAAACTCGAAGAAGCTAACAAGACGGTGAAGCAAGAAAAGGATAAG GTGGAGAAACTTACTTCTGAAAACGAGAAGCAACGGTACCGTATCTTGCATCTTGTGCGTGCGCTCGAGGATGCTGATGAGAAGCTTGAGAAACTCTCTAAATGA